The genome window TAAAAGTAGCAATCCTTATAAGCCGGGGTTTGACTTATAAGATTACTTCGTCAGTTCGCTATCGCTTGTGTGTAAAGGATAGCGGGACGATGTTTCTAAAAATAACAAATCCTTCTGCTCCAAAAAAACAACAATCAAATTTTGAGTTTATGATTAATTTTAAAACCAACGAAATATGTTTACAATTGAACAAATAAAAGAAGCTCATTCTAAAGTAAAAAGCGGTGCTGATTTCCCAAATTACATACAGGATTTAATTATTTTGGGGGTAAAAGGATATGATACTTATGTAAATGACGGACACGTGCAATATTTTGGCGTTAATAATTACAACGTTACTTCGGATGAAAAATATGATGAAATAGAAGTTGCTTCCTCAGCCAATAAAGAACGTTTCATCGAATTTTTAGCGATGCACCAAGACGGACAGACCGATTATTTAACGTTTTGCAGTCACGCGGGACAATGCGGTATTGCAAAATGGAGAGTGGACATAATCGAAATGACCTGCACTTATTTTGATAAATCAGGCTCTGAAATTATAATTGAAAAAATACCCGTTTAGCTTGCTGGTACACGAATGACGGAACTTAAAAAAATCTCAATGCTTTAAAAAACAAAAAGGTGACCAGTTTTCAGGTCACCTTTTTCAGCATTTATAAATTTAGCCATTAGACTAAGTCGAAGCGGTCCAAATTCATTACTTTGGTCCAGGCACTCACAAAATCCTGTATAAACTTTTCCTGAGAATCCCCGCTGCCGTAAACCTCAGCAAGCGCGCGAAGCTCAGAATTGGAACCAAATATTAGATCGGCACGCGTTCCTGTCCATTTCAAAGCTCCCGACTTGCGGTCAAAACCTTCGAATACATCTGCTGCATCAGCAGATTTCTTCCAAATATTGCCCAAATCAAGTAAGTTAACGAAGAAATCATTGGTCAATGTTTCCGGACGGGTTGTAAATACTCCATTTTTGGATTGATCAAAGTTAATATCAAGAACACGAAGACCTCCCAAAAGTACTGTCAATTCAGGCGGGGTTAGTGTCAGCAGCTGTGCTTTGTCAATTAAAAGTTCCTCTGCCAAAAACGTATACTGCGTTTTCAAATAGTTACGGAATCCATCTGCTTCCGGTTCTAAAACCGCAAATGATTCTACGTCTGTCTGATCTTGTGAAGCATCTGTTCTTCCTGGTATAAAAGGCACGGTCACGCTTTGTCCGGCTTTTTGAATTGCTTTCTCAATTCCGACATTACCTGCCAGAACGATTAAATCAGCTATCGAAACCTGTCTTCCGTCAGATTGGGCAGTATTGAATTCATTTTTAAGACCTTCAAGTTTTTCCAAAACTTTTGCTAACTGCTCAGGATTGTTTACTTTCCAATCCTTTTGCGGAGCGAGACGAATACGGGCACCATTGGCTCCTCCCCTTTTGTCAGAACCTCGAAACGTTGAAGCCGAAGCCCAGGCTGTGGAAACCAGTTGTGACACAGACAATCCTAAGTCCGCTATTTTCGTTTTTAA of Flavobacterium marginilacus contains these proteins:
- a CDS encoding DUF1398 domain-containing protein; its protein translation is MFTIEQIKEAHSKVKSGADFPNYIQDLIILGVKGYDTYVNDGHVQYFGVNNYNVTSDEKYDEIEVASSANKERFIEFLAMHQDGQTDYLTFCSHAGQCGIAKWRVDIIEMTCTYFDKSGSEIIIEKIPV